One stretch of Pigmentiphaga aceris DNA includes these proteins:
- a CDS encoding NAD-dependent epimerase/dehydratase family protein: MLKDGDFMNQDISGMRCLVTGAGGFLGSHLVASLISKGAVVTGFGRTPFGPHFEDGIKPKWILGSFDNEKEVTRACEGQDCIFHLLNSSTPASATLNPASDITSNVVPSIHLLEACKLAKVKKFIFASSGGTVYGAATQIPTTETAKAHPISAYGVSKLTIENYLAFFGHIHELDYRILRITNPYGPGQSPFKQQGVVATFIHAALQNQPINIWGDGSAVRDYIYISDVIDAFTEILTHTGEDRIFNIGSGTGKSISEVWQDIKKMINPKSKIIYHASRKLDVPVSIVDTTLMQNKTTWRPKINWNNGLKMTRDWMIDQHSPISSIKVQ; the protein is encoded by the coding sequence ATGCTCAAGGATGGTGATTTTATGAATCAAGATATATCTGGAATGCGGTGCCTGGTTACAGGTGCGGGTGGTTTTTTGGGTTCTCATTTGGTTGCAAGCCTTATTTCAAAGGGGGCAGTAGTGACGGGTTTTGGCCGTACGCCCTTCGGGCCCCACTTTGAAGATGGTATTAAACCGAAGTGGATCCTTGGATCTTTTGATAATGAAAAAGAGGTTACGCGAGCCTGTGAAGGACAAGACTGCATTTTCCATTTGCTCAACTCATCAACCCCTGCAAGTGCGACTTTGAACCCCGCGTCCGACATTACTTCCAATGTCGTTCCTTCAATACATCTTCTGGAAGCTTGCAAGCTAGCAAAGGTTAAGAAATTTATCTTTGCTTCGTCAGGTGGAACCGTCTATGGAGCAGCCACGCAAATACCCACAACGGAGACTGCTAAAGCGCATCCGATATCGGCATACGGCGTCTCAAAACTCACAATTGAAAACTATTTGGCGTTCTTTGGCCACATCCACGAGCTTGACTATCGGATCCTACGAATCACGAACCCGTATGGCCCAGGACAGTCGCCTTTCAAACAGCAAGGAGTGGTAGCCACATTTATTCACGCGGCACTTCAAAACCAACCCATCAACATATGGGGAGACGGATCCGCCGTGCGTGATTACATATACATATCCGACGTTATCGACGCATTTACCGAAATATTAACCCACACTGGCGAAGACAGGATATTTAACATCGGAAGCGGAACAGGAAAGTCTATATCTGAAGTTTGGCAAGATATCAAAAAAATGATAAACCCAAAATCTAAAATTATTTACCATGCAAGCAGAAAACTAGATGTTCCCGTAAGCATAGTGGATACTACATTAATGCAAAATAAAACGACATGGCGCCCAAAAATAAACTGGAACAACGGCCTAAAGATGACTAGAGACTGGATGATAGATCAACACTCTCCGATATCGAGCATTAAGGTACAATAA